A single genomic interval of Desulfobacterales bacterium harbors:
- the xylB gene encoding xylulokinase: MSEDQLFIGIDSGTQGTKAVVFSREQGKIIGEAYAEHRIIESQEGRREQEPVWWIEASTAVIGRVLKERKVSKQLIRAIGVSGQQHGMVALDSDGSVIRPAKLWCDTETSQQCIDMTQEIGSSEKVIELIGNSIAAGFTASKILWLKDHEPENYGRLDTVLLPHDYINFWLTGEVKTEFGDASGTAYFDVRTRTWSKAILDVIDDSGKLQDCLPELIPPDAPVGKIRAEIAEQFQLNPDVLVSSGGGDNMMAAIGTGNVKPGIVTASLGTSGTIYSFSNKPIIDRNGELAAFCSSTGGWLPLVCTMNVTVSTELTRELLGLSVSDLNKVASTAELGADGILLLPYFNGERTPALPNAKAVFFGLTSTNYNSRNLARASMEGATFGLRYGLDVLKQLGIGPSEIRLVGGGAKSPLWRQMVADVFNCPVVCPESSEAGAVGAALQAMWCYLRQQEGNVSISSLTDQFIALDETTRTEPDASNASRYTDIYQHYLRLNNIIKPLF, from the coding sequence ATGTCTGAGGACCAATTATTTATCGGTATCGACAGCGGTACACAGGGCACTAAAGCCGTTGTCTTCAGCCGTGAACAGGGGAAGATTATAGGCGAAGCCTATGCGGAACACCGTATCATTGAAAGCCAAGAAGGCCGGCGTGAGCAGGAGCCAGTTTGGTGGATTGAAGCTTCCACAGCCGTGATCGGCAGGGTGCTTAAAGAGCGTAAAGTTTCTAAGCAGTTGATTCGCGCTATCGGGGTGTCGGGACAGCAGCATGGAATGGTGGCACTCGATTCGGACGGTAGCGTGATTCGGCCGGCCAAATTATGGTGTGATACAGAAACCTCACAACAATGCATTGACATGACGCAAGAGATTGGGAGTTCGGAAAAAGTCATTGAACTCATCGGCAATTCGATTGCTGCAGGCTTTACGGCTTCAAAAATTCTCTGGCTAAAAGACCATGAGCCCGAAAACTATGGGAGGCTTGACACAGTTCTGTTGCCTCACGATTACATCAACTTTTGGCTGACAGGTGAGGTAAAAACAGAATTTGGTGATGCCTCCGGTACGGCCTATTTTGATGTCAGAACTCGCACCTGGTCGAAGGCCATTCTTGACGTAATTGATGATTCTGGGAAATTGCAGGATTGTTTACCAGAGTTGATTCCTCCTGATGCGCCTGTTGGCAAAATCAGGGCCGAAATTGCCGAACAGTTTCAGCTCAATCCAGATGTCTTGGTTTCATCCGGCGGCGGCGACAACATGATGGCCGCTATTGGAACCGGCAATGTGAAACCCGGCATCGTTACCGCCAGCCTGGGCACATCCGGTACCATCTATTCTTTTTCGAACAAGCCCATCATCGACCGGAATGGCGAGTTGGCGGCTTTTTGCTCCAGTACCGGCGGCTGGCTGCCCCTGGTGTGTACTATGAACGTGACGGTTTCGACTGAGCTCACGCGCGAGTTGCTCGGATTGAGTGTCTCGGATCTCAATAAGGTCGCATCTACTGCGGAATTGGGTGCCGACGGCATCCTTCTTCTCCCATACTTCAACGGAGAAAGAACCCCTGCTCTACCAAACGCAAAAGCTGTCTTTTTCGGATTAACCAGCACAAACTACAATTCAAGGAACCTTGCTCGGGCATCAATGGAAGGGGCGACATTTGGGTTGCGTTATGGGCTCGATGTTTTAAAGCAGCTTGGAATTGGTCCCTCCGAGATACGATTAGTCGGCGGGGGCGCTAAAAGCCCGCTATGGCGCCAGATGGTTGCAGATGTGTTTAATTGTCCGGTTGTCTGCCCGGAATCCTCTGAAGCAGGCGCTGTGGGGGCTGCCTTGCAGGCAATGTGGTGTTACCTGCGCCAGCAGGAAGGAAATGTTTCAATCAGTAGCCTTACGGATCAATTTATAGCGCTGGATGAAACGACTCGAACCGAGCCTGATGCTTCAAATGCCTCCCGTTATACTGATATTTACCAGCATTATTTACGGTTAAACAATATAATAAAGCCTTTATTTTAA
- a CDS encoding ROK family transcriptional regulator has translation MEVADRELTKTINQFNILNTIRKAGLISRVEISELTGQSRAAVTNITARLIKEKMIFEKETEASSSRGRRRILLALNPEAAHVVGVKLSAFQVSFAVTNLQADVLSSLIVPVRTGKKTVEFMADLIEEGIRHCVAEARLNMRKISGIGIGIPGLIDSEKGVAYWSPLYKRGNTTLRNLIQSRFKIKTYIENDANTVTLAQQWFGEGRDVDNFIVVTVEHGIGMGIVVKGQIHRGVNRIGAEFGHLVIRPGGAPCRCGKRGCIESYVADYRILANAIEACKAGDWKCNNISSLTIEEVTDIAKRGEPALRKIFKKAGEILGLGISGLVQIFNPEKIIIAGEGVRAGELLFMPMQKMIKKHTTPQMLETLQIAIQNWKDTDWARGAASLVLQELYKSPLDRIRLVI, from the coding sequence ATGGAAGTCGCAGATCGAGAATTAACCAAAACCATCAATCAATTCAACATTTTAAACACCATCCGCAAAGCAGGCTTGATTTCCCGCGTTGAAATCTCAGAGTTAACCGGGCAGAGTCGTGCCGCTGTGACCAATATTACAGCTCGCCTTATAAAGGAAAAAATGATTTTTGAAAAGGAAACCGAAGCATCTTCTTCCAGAGGGCGACGCCGGATACTGCTGGCACTTAATCCGGAAGCAGCTCATGTGGTTGGGGTCAAGTTGTCCGCTTTCCAGGTAAGCTTTGCGGTCACCAATTTACAGGCCGATGTTTTGAGTTCATTGATTGTGCCCGTTCGCACAGGTAAAAAAACCGTCGAATTTATGGCAGATCTGATTGAAGAAGGCATCCGCCATTGTGTTGCCGAAGCGCGCTTGAACATGAGAAAAATTTCCGGAATCGGCATCGGTATTCCCGGTCTTATTGACAGCGAGAAGGGAGTTGCCTACTGGTCGCCATTGTACAAAAGGGGCAACACAACGCTAAGGAATCTCATTCAATCTCGTTTTAAAATCAAGACGTATATTGAAAATGATGCAAATACAGTTACATTGGCCCAACAATGGTTTGGTGAGGGCAGAGACGTCGATAATTTTATCGTCGTCACAGTTGAGCATGGCATTGGTATGGGTATTGTTGTTAAAGGACAGATACACCGGGGTGTGAACAGAATCGGTGCCGAATTTGGACACCTGGTTATTCGACCTGGGGGCGCACCATGTCGTTGTGGTAAACGCGGATGTATCGAGAGTTATGTTGCCGATTATCGCATTCTGGCAAATGCCATAGAGGCCTGTAAGGCTGGAGATTGGAAATGCAATAACATTTCCTCTTTGACCATTGAAGAGGTTACCGATATTGCCAAGCGCGGGGAGCCTGCACTTCGCAAAATTTTTAAAAAAGCGGGGGAAATTCTGGGGTTAGGAATTTCTGGCCTGGTTCAAATCTTCAATCCTGAAAAAATTATTATAGCCGGAGAGGGTGTCCGGGCGGGCGAACTTCTGTTTATGCCCATGCAAAAAATGATCAAAAAACATACGACGCCTCAAATGCTTGAAACACTCCAGATTGCAATTCAAAATTGGAAGGACACCGATTGGGCTCGCGGTGCAGCCAGTCTGGTTTTGCAGGAATTGTATAAATCGCCGCTTGACCGGATCCGGCTCGTGATTTAG